One window of Cervus elaphus chromosome 2, mCerEla1.1, whole genome shotgun sequence genomic DNA carries:
- the NUDT22 gene encoding uridine diphosphate glucose pyrophosphatase NUDT22 isoform X3, with amino-acid sequence MRSRERRGQALPLRGKGRSLRESGPNCPLQAMDPEVTLLLQCPQGGLPEKKVQAELSPVYDRRPLPGGDKAIAAIWESRLQAQPWLFDAPKFRLHSATLASTGSPGPQLLLRLGLTSYQAFLGTNWASSAAWLRQQGAIDWGDKQAYLADPLGVGAALATADDFLVFLRRSGQVAEAPGLVDVPGGHPEPQVNVPPLTLSQPLLLGIACNETSAGRASAEFYVQCSLTSEQVRRHYMSGGPEAHESTGIIFVEKQSMQRLQETEMWAELCPSAKGAIFLYNRVQGSST; translated from the exons ATGAGAAGCCGAGAAAGAAGGGGGCAGGCACTTCCGCTCCGAGGAAAGGGGCGGAGCCTGCGGGAGAGTGGGCCG AACTGCCCTCTCCAGGCCATGGACCCTGAGGTGACCCTGCTGCTGCAGTGCCCACAGGGGGGGCTGCCTGAGAAGAAGGTACAAGCTGAGCTGAGCCCAGTCTATGACCGTCGCCCACTGCCAGGAGGGGACAAGGCCATCGCCGCGATCTGGGAGAGCCGGCTTCAGGCCCAGCCCTGGCTCTTTGATGCTCCCAAGTTCCGCCTGCACTCCGCCACACTGGCGTCCACTGGCTCGCCAGGGCCACAGCTGCTCCTGCGCCTGGGCCTTACTTCCTATCAAGCCTTCCTGGGGACCAACTGGGCCAGCTCAGCTGCCTGGCTGCGACAGCAGGGGGCCATCGACTGGGGTGACAAGCAAGCCTATCTGGCGGACCCTCTGGGCGTGGGCGCTGCACTGGCCACTGCTGACGACTTCCTTGTTTTCCTGCGCCGCTCTGGCCAGGTAGCTGAGGCACCTGGGCTTGTGGACGTGCCCGGTGGGCATCCTGAGCCTCAG GTGAATGTGCCGCCACTCACCCTGAGCCAGCCGCTGCTGTTGGGCATCGCCTGCAATGAGACCAGTGCCGGCCGTGCCAGTGCTGAATTCTACGTCCA GTGCAGCCTGACTTCTGAGCAGGTGAGGAGACACTACATGAGTGGGGGACCTGAGGCCCACGAATCCACAGGAATCATCTTTGTGGAGAAACAG AGTATGCAGAGGTTGCAGGAGACTGAAATGTGGGCTGAGCTCTGCCCCTCAGCCAAAGGCGCCATCTTCCTCTACAACCGGGTCCAGGGAAGTTCCACCTGA
- the NUDT22 gene encoding uridine diphosphate glucose pyrophosphatase NUDT22 isoform X1 — protein MRSRERRGQALPLRGKGRSLRESGPNCPLQAMDPEVTLLLQCPQGGLPEKKVQAELSPVYDRRPLPGGDKAIAAIWESRLQAQPWLFDAPKFRLHSATLASTGSPGPQLLLRLGLTSYQAFLGTNWASSAAWLRQQGAIDWGDKQAYLADPLGVGAALATADDFLVFLRRSGQVAEAPGLVDVPGGHPEPQALCPGDSPLHKDLPGELVVHELFSSVLQEICDEVNVPPLTLSQPLLLGIACNETSAGRASAEFYVQCSLTSEQVRRHYMSGGPEAHESTGIIFVEKQSMQRLQETEMWAELCPSAKGAIFLYNRVQGSST, from the exons ATGAGAAGCCGAGAAAGAAGGGGGCAGGCACTTCCGCTCCGAGGAAAGGGGCGGAGCCTGCGGGAGAGTGGGCCG AACTGCCCTCTCCAGGCCATGGACCCTGAGGTGACCCTGCTGCTGCAGTGCCCACAGGGGGGGCTGCCTGAGAAGAAGGTACAAGCTGAGCTGAGCCCAGTCTATGACCGTCGCCCACTGCCAGGAGGGGACAAGGCCATCGCCGCGATCTGGGAGAGCCGGCTTCAGGCCCAGCCCTGGCTCTTTGATGCTCCCAAGTTCCGCCTGCACTCCGCCACACTGGCGTCCACTGGCTCGCCAGGGCCACAGCTGCTCCTGCGCCTGGGCCTTACTTCCTATCAAGCCTTCCTGGGGACCAACTGGGCCAGCTCAGCTGCCTGGCTGCGACAGCAGGGGGCCATCGACTGGGGTGACAAGCAAGCCTATCTGGCGGACCCTCTGGGCGTGGGCGCTGCACTGGCCACTGCTGACGACTTCCTTGTTTTCCTGCGCCGCTCTGGCCAGGTAGCTGAGGCACCTGGGCTTGTGGACGTGCCCGGTGGGCATCCTGAGCCTCAG GCCCTGTGCCCAGGTGACAGCCCCCTGCACAAGGACCTCCCTGGGGAGCTGGTGGTACACGAGCTCTTCTCCAGTGTCCTCCAGGAGATCTGTGATGAG GTGAATGTGCCGCCACTCACCCTGAGCCAGCCGCTGCTGTTGGGCATCGCCTGCAATGAGACCAGTGCCGGCCGTGCCAGTGCTGAATTCTACGTCCA GTGCAGCCTGACTTCTGAGCAGGTGAGGAGACACTACATGAGTGGGGGACCTGAGGCCCACGAATCCACAGGAATCATCTTTGTGGAGAAACAG AGTATGCAGAGGTTGCAGGAGACTGAAATGTGGGCTGAGCTCTGCCCCTCAGCCAAAGGCGCCATCTTCCTCTACAACCGGGTCCAGGGAAGTTCCACCTGA
- the NUDT22 gene encoding uridine diphosphate glucose pyrophosphatase NUDT22 isoform X2 yields MDPEVTLLLQCPQGGLPEKKVQAELSPVYDRRPLPGGDKAIAAIWESRLQAQPWLFDAPKFRLHSATLASTGSPGPQLLLRLGLTSYQAFLGTNWASSAAWLRQQGAIDWGDKQAYLADPLGVGAALATADDFLVFLRRSGQVAEAPGLVDVPGGHPEPQALCPGDSPLHKDLPGELVVHELFSSVLQEICDEVNVPPLTLSQPLLLGIACNETSAGRASAEFYVQCSLTSEQVRRHYMSGGPEAHESTGIIFVEKQSMQRLQETEMWAELCPSAKGAIFLYNRVQGSST; encoded by the exons ATGGACCCTGAGGTGACCCTGCTGCTGCAGTGCCCACAGGGGGGGCTGCCTGAGAAGAAGGTACAAGCTGAGCTGAGCCCAGTCTATGACCGTCGCCCACTGCCAGGAGGGGACAAGGCCATCGCCGCGATCTGGGAGAGCCGGCTTCAGGCCCAGCCCTGGCTCTTTGATGCTCCCAAGTTCCGCCTGCACTCCGCCACACTGGCGTCCACTGGCTCGCCAGGGCCACAGCTGCTCCTGCGCCTGGGCCTTACTTCCTATCAAGCCTTCCTGGGGACCAACTGGGCCAGCTCAGCTGCCTGGCTGCGACAGCAGGGGGCCATCGACTGGGGTGACAAGCAAGCCTATCTGGCGGACCCTCTGGGCGTGGGCGCTGCACTGGCCACTGCTGACGACTTCCTTGTTTTCCTGCGCCGCTCTGGCCAGGTAGCTGAGGCACCTGGGCTTGTGGACGTGCCCGGTGGGCATCCTGAGCCTCAG GCCCTGTGCCCAGGTGACAGCCCCCTGCACAAGGACCTCCCTGGGGAGCTGGTGGTACACGAGCTCTTCTCCAGTGTCCTCCAGGAGATCTGTGATGAG GTGAATGTGCCGCCACTCACCCTGAGCCAGCCGCTGCTGTTGGGCATCGCCTGCAATGAGACCAGTGCCGGCCGTGCCAGTGCTGAATTCTACGTCCA GTGCAGCCTGACTTCTGAGCAGGTGAGGAGACACTACATGAGTGGGGGACCTGAGGCCCACGAATCCACAGGAATCATCTTTGTGGAGAAACAG AGTATGCAGAGGTTGCAGGAGACTGAAATGTGGGCTGAGCTCTGCCCCTCAGCCAAAGGCGCCATCTTCCTCTACAACCGGGTCCAGGGAAGTTCCACCTGA
- the TRPT1 gene encoding tRNA 2'-phosphotransferase 1 isoform X1, which yields MPARRPLRSRPASLGHGVSDSQADVLAMNSSGGRRREAAGPKGRRAHRPPREQDRDVQLSKALSYALRHGALKLGLPMGADGFVPLDALLQLPQFRSFSAEDVQRVVDTNGKQRFALQPGDPSTGPLIRANQGHSLQVPELELEPLETPQALPLLLVHGTFRQHWPSILLKGLSCRGRTHIHLAPGLPGDPGVISGMRPNCEVAVFINGPLALADGIPFFRSANGVILTPGNADGVLPPKYFKEALQLRPTRKPLSLAGNEETEHQRDPKHGSRGRGMTQQ from the exons ATGCCGGCGAGGCGCCCCTTGCGGAGCAGACCAGCGAGCCTTGGTCACGGGGTCTCGGATTCCCAGGCTGAC GTCTTGGCCATGAACTCCTCTGGAGGAAGGAGGCGGGAAGCAGCTGGGCCCAAGGGTAGAAGGGCTCACAGACCCCCCAGGGAACAG GACCGAGATGTACAGCTGTCCAAGGCTCTGTCCTACGCCCTGCGTCATGGGGCCCTGAAGCTGGGCCTTCCCATGGGGGCCG ATGGTTTCGTGCCCCTGGACGCCCTCCTGCAGCTGCCCCAGTTCCGCAGCTTCTCAGCTGAAGATGTTCAACGCGTGGTGGACACCAATGGGAAGCAGCGCTTTGCCCTGCAGCCAGGGGACCCCAGCACCGGCCCCCTCATCCGGGCCAATCAGGGTCATTCCCTGCAG GTGCCTGAGTTGGAGCTGGAGCCGCTGGAGACCCCGCAGGCCCTGCCCCTGCTGCTCGTCCATGGCACATTCCGGCAGCACTGGCCATCCATCCTGCTCAAGGGCCTATCCTGCCGGGGAAGGACACACATCCACCTGGCCCCAGGACTGCCTGGGGACCCTGGTGTCATCAGTG GCATGCGGCCCAATTGTGAAGTGGCTGTGTTCATCAACGGGCCCCTGGCTCTGGCAG ATGGAATCCCCTTCTTTCGCTCTGCCAATGGGGTgatcctgactccagggaatgCTGACGGCGTCCTGCCTCCCAAGTATTTCAAGGAGGCCCTGCAGCTGCGCCCTACCC GAAAGCCCCTCTCCTTGGCTGgtaatgaagagacagagcatcAGAGAGACCCCAAGCACGGCTCCAGAGGAAGAGGGATGAcccaacaataa
- the TRPT1 gene encoding tRNA 2'-phosphotransferase 1 isoform X4: protein MPARRPLRSRPASLGHGVSDSQADDRDVQLSKALSYALRHGALKLGLPMGADGFVPLDALLQLPQFRSFSAEDVQRVVDTNGKQRFALQPGDPSTGPLIRANQGHSLQVPELELEPLETPQALPLLLVHGTFRQHWPSILLKGLSCRGRTHIHLAPGLPGDPGVISGMRPNCEVAVFINGPLALADGIPFFRSANGVILTPGNADGVLPPKYFKEALQLRPTRKPLSLAGNEETEHQRDPKHGSRGRGMTQQ from the exons ATGCCGGCGAGGCGCCCCTTGCGGAGCAGACCAGCGAGCCTTGGTCACGGGGTCTCGGATTCCCAGGCTGAC GACCGAGATGTACAGCTGTCCAAGGCTCTGTCCTACGCCCTGCGTCATGGGGCCCTGAAGCTGGGCCTTCCCATGGGGGCCG ATGGTTTCGTGCCCCTGGACGCCCTCCTGCAGCTGCCCCAGTTCCGCAGCTTCTCAGCTGAAGATGTTCAACGCGTGGTGGACACCAATGGGAAGCAGCGCTTTGCCCTGCAGCCAGGGGACCCCAGCACCGGCCCCCTCATCCGGGCCAATCAGGGTCATTCCCTGCAG GTGCCTGAGTTGGAGCTGGAGCCGCTGGAGACCCCGCAGGCCCTGCCCCTGCTGCTCGTCCATGGCACATTCCGGCAGCACTGGCCATCCATCCTGCTCAAGGGCCTATCCTGCCGGGGAAGGACACACATCCACCTGGCCCCAGGACTGCCTGGGGACCCTGGTGTCATCAGTG GCATGCGGCCCAATTGTGAAGTGGCTGTGTTCATCAACGGGCCCCTGGCTCTGGCAG ATGGAATCCCCTTCTTTCGCTCTGCCAATGGGGTgatcctgactccagggaatgCTGACGGCGTCCTGCCTCCCAAGTATTTCAAGGAGGCCCTGCAGCTGCGCCCTACCC GAAAGCCCCTCTCCTTGGCTGgtaatgaagagacagagcatcAGAGAGACCCCAAGCACGGCTCCAGAGGAAGAGGGATGAcccaacaataa
- the TRPT1 gene encoding tRNA 2'-phosphotransferase 1 isoform X2, with the protein MPARRPLRSRPASLGHGVSDSQADVLAMNSSGGRRREAAGPKGRRAHRPPREQDRDVQLSKALSYALRHGALKLGLPMGADGFVPLDALLQLPQFRSFSAEDVQRVVDTNGKQRFALQPGDPSTGPLIRANQGHSLQVPELELEPLETPQALPLLLVHGTFRQHWPSILLKGLSCRGRTHIHLAPGLPGDPGVISDGIPFFRSANGVILTPGNADGVLPPKYFKEALQLRPTRKPLSLAGNEETEHQRDPKHGSRGRGMTQQ; encoded by the exons ATGCCGGCGAGGCGCCCCTTGCGGAGCAGACCAGCGAGCCTTGGTCACGGGGTCTCGGATTCCCAGGCTGAC GTCTTGGCCATGAACTCCTCTGGAGGAAGGAGGCGGGAAGCAGCTGGGCCCAAGGGTAGAAGGGCTCACAGACCCCCCAGGGAACAG GACCGAGATGTACAGCTGTCCAAGGCTCTGTCCTACGCCCTGCGTCATGGGGCCCTGAAGCTGGGCCTTCCCATGGGGGCCG ATGGTTTCGTGCCCCTGGACGCCCTCCTGCAGCTGCCCCAGTTCCGCAGCTTCTCAGCTGAAGATGTTCAACGCGTGGTGGACACCAATGGGAAGCAGCGCTTTGCCCTGCAGCCAGGGGACCCCAGCACCGGCCCCCTCATCCGGGCCAATCAGGGTCATTCCCTGCAG GTGCCTGAGTTGGAGCTGGAGCCGCTGGAGACCCCGCAGGCCCTGCCCCTGCTGCTCGTCCATGGCACATTCCGGCAGCACTGGCCATCCATCCTGCTCAAGGGCCTATCCTGCCGGGGAAGGACACACATCCACCTGGCCCCAGGACTGCCTGGGGACCCTGGTGTCATCAGTG ATGGAATCCCCTTCTTTCGCTCTGCCAATGGGGTgatcctgactccagggaatgCTGACGGCGTCCTGCCTCCCAAGTATTTCAAGGAGGCCCTGCAGCTGCGCCCTACCC GAAAGCCCCTCTCCTTGGCTGgtaatgaagagacagagcatcAGAGAGACCCCAAGCACGGCTCCAGAGGAAGAGGGATGAcccaacaataa
- the TRPT1 gene encoding tRNA 2'-phosphotransferase 1 isoform X3 produces the protein MNSSGGRRREAAGPKGRRAHRPPREQDRDVQLSKALSYALRHGALKLGLPMGADGFVPLDALLQLPQFRSFSAEDVQRVVDTNGKQRFALQPGDPSTGPLIRANQGHSLQVPELELEPLETPQALPLLLVHGTFRQHWPSILLKGLSCRGRTHIHLAPGLPGDPGVISGMRPNCEVAVFINGPLALADGIPFFRSANGVILTPGNADGVLPPKYFKEALQLRPTRKPLSLAGNEETEHQRDPKHGSRGRGMTQQ, from the exons ATGAACTCCTCTGGAGGAAGGAGGCGGGAAGCAGCTGGGCCCAAGGGTAGAAGGGCTCACAGACCCCCCAGGGAACAG GACCGAGATGTACAGCTGTCCAAGGCTCTGTCCTACGCCCTGCGTCATGGGGCCCTGAAGCTGGGCCTTCCCATGGGGGCCG ATGGTTTCGTGCCCCTGGACGCCCTCCTGCAGCTGCCCCAGTTCCGCAGCTTCTCAGCTGAAGATGTTCAACGCGTGGTGGACACCAATGGGAAGCAGCGCTTTGCCCTGCAGCCAGGGGACCCCAGCACCGGCCCCCTCATCCGGGCCAATCAGGGTCATTCCCTGCAG GTGCCTGAGTTGGAGCTGGAGCCGCTGGAGACCCCGCAGGCCCTGCCCCTGCTGCTCGTCCATGGCACATTCCGGCAGCACTGGCCATCCATCCTGCTCAAGGGCCTATCCTGCCGGGGAAGGACACACATCCACCTGGCCCCAGGACTGCCTGGGGACCCTGGTGTCATCAGTG GCATGCGGCCCAATTGTGAAGTGGCTGTGTTCATCAACGGGCCCCTGGCTCTGGCAG ATGGAATCCCCTTCTTTCGCTCTGCCAATGGGGTgatcctgactccagggaatgCTGACGGCGTCCTGCCTCCCAAGTATTTCAAGGAGGCCCTGCAGCTGCGCCCTACCC GAAAGCCCCTCTCCTTGGCTGgtaatgaagagacagagcatcAGAGAGACCCCAAGCACGGCTCCAGAGGAAGAGGGATGAcccaacaataa
- the TRPT1 gene encoding tRNA 2'-phosphotransferase 1 isoform X5 — protein sequence MGADGFVPLDALLQLPQFRSFSAEDVQRVVDTNGKQRFALQPGDPSTGPLIRANQGHSLQVPELELEPLETPQALPLLLVHGTFRQHWPSILLKGLSCRGRTHIHLAPGLPGDPGVISGMRPNCEVAVFINGPLALADGIPFFRSANGVILTPGNADGVLPPKYFKEALQLRPTRKPLSLAGNEETEHQRDPKHGSRGRGMTQQ from the exons ATGGGGGCCG ATGGTTTCGTGCCCCTGGACGCCCTCCTGCAGCTGCCCCAGTTCCGCAGCTTCTCAGCTGAAGATGTTCAACGCGTGGTGGACACCAATGGGAAGCAGCGCTTTGCCCTGCAGCCAGGGGACCCCAGCACCGGCCCCCTCATCCGGGCCAATCAGGGTCATTCCCTGCAG GTGCCTGAGTTGGAGCTGGAGCCGCTGGAGACCCCGCAGGCCCTGCCCCTGCTGCTCGTCCATGGCACATTCCGGCAGCACTGGCCATCCATCCTGCTCAAGGGCCTATCCTGCCGGGGAAGGACACACATCCACCTGGCCCCAGGACTGCCTGGGGACCCTGGTGTCATCAGTG GCATGCGGCCCAATTGTGAAGTGGCTGTGTTCATCAACGGGCCCCTGGCTCTGGCAG ATGGAATCCCCTTCTTTCGCTCTGCCAATGGGGTgatcctgactccagggaatgCTGACGGCGTCCTGCCTCCCAAGTATTTCAAGGAGGCCCTGCAGCTGCGCCCTACCC GAAAGCCCCTCTCCTTGGCTGgtaatgaagagacagagcatcAGAGAGACCCCAAGCACGGCTCCAGAGGAAGAGGGATGAcccaacaataa